A single Nisaea sp. DNA region contains:
- a CDS encoding ParA family protein yields MFTIAVANTKGGAGKTTLATTLAAHYAGRGLQTALGDLDLQQSSLGWLRRRPSEVPKISGVDLEEDGAKPRKKTDILVVDCVAAMSRDVVKDVVKRADVIVIPVLPSAFDEDGTRRFMDQLADLKPIRKNKRAVAFVGNRVRLRTKAAERLEHFLEDLGFPNVATLRDTQLYAQAAQEGLAIMELASRRTYDHVMDLQPLIDFIEESRLSA; encoded by the coding sequence ATGTTTACCATTGCGGTAGCGAATACCAAGGGCGGCGCCGGAAAGACGACATTGGCGACGACACTGGCAGCGCATTACGCGGGACGCGGCTTGCAGACAGCGTTGGGAGATCTGGATTTGCAGCAGAGCTCATTGGGCTGGCTGCGTCGGCGTCCGTCGGAAGTGCCGAAGATCAGTGGTGTGGATCTCGAAGAGGACGGTGCCAAGCCACGAAAAAAGACAGATATTCTGGTTGTGGACTGTGTTGCCGCGATGAGCCGCGACGTGGTGAAGGATGTGGTGAAGCGCGCGGATGTCATCGTGATTCCGGTCTTGCCCTCGGCGTTTGACGAGGATGGGACACGGCGCTTTATGGATCAACTCGCGGATCTGAAGCCAATTCGCAAGAACAAGCGGGCGGTTGCGTTTGTCGGTAACCGGGTGCGGCTGCGCACAAAAGCGGCCGAGCGCCTGGAGCATTTTCTCGAAGATCTTGGTTTTCCGAACGTCGCCACGCTGCGGGATACGCAGCTTTATGCCCAGGCCGCACAGGAAGGTCTTGCCATTATGGAGTTAGCGAGCCGGCGCACCTATGACCATGTGATGGACCTTCAGCCACTCATCGATTTCATCGAGGAATCACGTTTGTCTGCATAG
- a CDS encoding acyl-CoA thioesterase → MTEVARQPVGTLQVRTIAMPSDTNPSGDIFGGWVLSQMDIAGGTAAAQRAKSRVATVGVEAMSFHKPVRVGDVLSCYASLEKQGTTSLTFRIEAWVIRAGTYQGDEVLVTEGHFTFVALDESGRKRKL, encoded by the coding sequence ATGACAGAAGTTGCACGTCAGCCGGTCGGGACCCTGCAGGTCCGGACGATCGCGATGCCGTCGGATACGAACCCCAGCGGCGATATCTTCGGCGGCTGGGTGCTCAGCCAGATGGATATTGCCGGAGGTACGGCAGCAGCGCAGCGGGCAAAAAGTCGTGTGGCAACGGTCGGCGTTGAAGCCATGTCCTTTCACAAACCGGTCCGTGTCGGTGATGTCCTTTCTTGTTATGCCAGCCTGGAAAAGCAGGGCACGACATCGCTGACCTTTCGGATCGAGGCCTGGGTCATCCGTGCCGGAACCTATCAGGGTGATGAAGTTCTCGTGACCGAGGGCCATTTCACCTTCGTTGCGCTTGACGAGAGCGGCAGGAAGCGGAAGTTGTAA
- the parE gene encoding DNA topoisomerase IV subunit B, whose protein sequence is MSDLFQSNAARSDDDYSAKDIEVLEGLEPVRRRPGMYIGGTDERAMHHLVAEVLDNSMDEAVAGFASRIEIDLSADMTVTIRDNGRGIPVDPHPKFKDKSALEVILSTLHAGGKFSDKVYSTSGGLHGVGISVVNALSDVMEVEVARDKQLYAQRFSRGITQGPLESRGPVQNRRGTTVRFHPDEEIFGKARFRPAMLYRLARSKAYLFKGVEIRWSCDTALIGEGDGTPAAATLHYPGGLADFLNSTLGDRVLIGEAFAGDKEEGATRERVEWAVTWPDDRDDGFMNAYCNTIPTPSGGTHEAGLRTALLRGIRAYAEMVGGAKKAAQITAEDVMGGACIMLSVFIRDPQFQGQTKERLVSAHATKLVEQTVKDHFDHWLSASPETSNQLLERITERADDRLRRRQQKEVSRKTATRKLRLPGKLADCSKSEQESTEIFLVEGDSAGGSAKQARNRATQAILPLRGKILNVASASIEKLRGNQELSDISLALGCGTGDRYDEDQLRYGKVIIMTDADVDGAHIASLLMTYFFREMPKLVEQGHLYLALPPLYRLTQGTKSVYARDDAHREELIRTEMTGRAKIEVSRFKGLGEMPPKQLKETTMDPEKRILLRVSVPPSLKGLDPESAAAEARRAVEQTVETLMGRKPELRFQFIQENAKFVTDIDV, encoded by the coding sequence ATGTCGGACCTGTTCCAAAGCAACGCCGCCCGCAGCGATGATGACTATTCCGCGAAGGATATCGAGGTCCTTGAGGGCCTGGAGCCAGTCCGTCGGCGTCCGGGAATGTATATTGGCGGCACCGACGAGCGTGCAATGCACCATCTCGTGGCCGAGGTTCTGGACAATTCCATGGACGAAGCCGTTGCGGGCTTCGCGAGCCGGATCGAGATCGACCTCAGCGCGGACATGACGGTTACCATCCGGGATAACGGTCGCGGCATCCCAGTCGATCCGCATCCCAAGTTCAAGGACAAGTCCGCACTGGAAGTCATCCTGTCGACTCTGCATGCCGGCGGTAAGTTCTCGGACAAGGTCTACAGCACATCCGGCGGCCTGCACGGCGTTGGTATTTCGGTGGTGAATGCGCTGTCCGACGTAATGGAAGTCGAAGTCGCGCGGGACAAGCAGCTTTATGCTCAGCGCTTCAGCCGCGGCATCACCCAGGGGCCGCTTGAGTCGAGAGGACCGGTGCAGAACCGGCGCGGCACAACGGTACGCTTCCATCCGGACGAGGAAATCTTCGGCAAGGCCCGCTTCCGTCCGGCCATGCTTTACAGGCTGGCGCGATCGAAGGCCTACCTTTTCAAAGGCGTGGAGATCCGCTGGTCCTGCGATACAGCATTGATCGGCGAAGGAGATGGGACCCCGGCTGCGGCGACCCTGCACTATCCGGGCGGTCTCGCGGACTTCTTGAACAGCACGCTCGGCGACCGCGTGCTGATCGGAGAGGCCTTTGCCGGCGACAAGGAAGAAGGCGCAACGCGCGAGCGCGTCGAATGGGCCGTTACCTGGCCGGACGACCGTGACGACGGCTTCATGAATGCCTATTGCAACACTATTCCGACACCCAGCGGCGGAACCCACGAGGCCGGCCTGCGGACCGCCTTGCTGCGAGGCATTCGCGCCTATGCGGAGATGGTCGGTGGCGCGAAAAAAGCCGCACAGATCACCGCAGAGGACGTCATGGGCGGCGCCTGCATCATGCTCTCGGTCTTTATCAGGGACCCCCAGTTCCAGGGCCAGACGAAGGAGCGACTGGTCAGTGCCCATGCCACGAAGCTCGTAGAGCAAACGGTCAAGGATCATTTCGACCACTGGCTTTCCGCGAGTCCGGAAACATCCAACCAGCTTCTCGAGCGGATTACCGAACGGGCCGATGACCGTCTGCGCCGGCGCCAGCAAAAGGAAGTCTCCCGCAAAACAGCCACCCGGAAACTCCGCCTTCCCGGCAAGCTCGCCGATTGCAGCAAGTCCGAACAGGAAAGCACCGAAATTTTCCTGGTCGAGGGAGACAGCGCCGGCGGCTCCGCCAAACAGGCCCGTAACCGTGCGACCCAGGCCATTCTGCCACTCCGCGGCAAGATCCTGAACGTGGCCAGTGCCTCGATCGAGAAACTGCGCGGCAATCAGGAACTTTCCGACATCTCCCTTGCCCTCGGCTGTGGCACGGGCGACCGTTATGACGAAGACCAGTTGCGCTACGGCAAAGTCATCATCATGACGGATGCCGACGTTGACGGCGCTCACATTGCCTCGCTGCTGATGACCTATTTCTTCCGTGAAATGCCCAAGCTGGTCGAGCAGGGCCATCTCTATCTCGCCCTGCCCCCGCTCTACCGGCTGACCCAGGGGACCAAATCAGTCTATGCGAGGGACGATGCCCATCGGGAGGAGCTGATCCGGACGGAAATGACCGGGCGGGCCAAAATCGAGGTCTCGCGCTTCAAAGGCCTTGGCGAAATGCCACCGAAGCAGCTCAAGGAAACAACCATGGACCCTGAAAAGCGTATCCTGCTGCGGGTCTCCGTACCGCCGTCGCTCAAGGGCCTGGATCCTGAAAGTGCGGCTGCGGAGGCGCGCCGGGCTGTGGAACAGACCGTTGAAACTCTGATGGGACGGAAGCCGGAGCTTCGTTTCCAGTTCATTCAGGAAAACGCGAAATTCGTCACGGATATCGACGTCTGA
- a CDS encoding DEAD/DEAH box helicase, with amino-acid sequence MTFSDLGLSDAVVSAVTDAGYTTPTPIQEQAIPHVLMGRDILGCAQTGTGKTASFTLPMIDILAAGRAKARMPRSLILCPTRELAAQVADNFVKYGKYNQLNMALLIGGVAFAEQEKKLDRGVDVLIATPGRLLDHFERGRILMTDVKVLVIDEADRMLDMGFIPDVERIVGLLPRIRQTLFFSATLSKVIRKLADAFLINPREITVTAGTSAAETVSQWRVNVSAKDKRDTLRNLIESEKPTNAIIFCNRKRDVGVVHRFLKKSGYNAVELHGDMSQPDRMKTLQRFKDGDADLLCASDVAARGLDIAGLSHVFNFDVPTHAEDYVHRIGRTGRAGKEGRAFTLTSPEDGKYLQAIVKLIGKEIPLFKNEGQPAAKAPDADKAPVAEKAVAEKTVAESSVTETTETVEAASPDSAESSEEKRGGRNNSNGRKKPRSRGGRDRERAYPGERTPGPGNVTEFPAQEARGRKTRRDRDDDSGNNEKVVGLGDHVPAFLLRK; translated from the coding sequence TTGACGTTTTCAGACCTTGGACTTAGCGACGCAGTTGTTTCTGCGGTAACCGATGCTGGTTACACAACACCCACTCCTATTCAGGAGCAGGCAATTCCCCATGTTCTAATGGGAAGAGACATTCTCGGCTGCGCACAAACTGGGACCGGAAAGACCGCGTCCTTTACCCTGCCGATGATTGACATCCTGGCGGCCGGACGAGCCAAAGCGCGGATGCCGCGCTCCCTGATCCTCTGCCCCACGCGCGAGCTTGCGGCTCAGGTCGCGGATAATTTCGTCAAGTACGGCAAATACAACCAGCTCAACATGGCTCTTCTGATCGGCGGCGTTGCCTTTGCCGAACAGGAAAAGAAGCTTGATCGCGGCGTCGACGTTCTGATCGCGACCCCGGGCCGCCTGCTCGACCATTTCGAGCGCGGCCGGATCTTGATGACCGACGTCAAGGTTCTGGTGATCGACGAAGCCGACCGGATGCTCGACATGGGCTTTATCCCCGATGTCGAGCGGATCGTCGGGCTTTTGCCGCGTATCCGGCAAACGCTTTTCTTCTCCGCGACGCTTTCCAAGGTAATCCGCAAGCTGGCGGATGCGTTCCTGATCAATCCGCGCGAGATTACTGTTACAGCCGGCACTTCTGCAGCCGAGACGGTCAGCCAGTGGCGCGTGAATGTGAGTGCGAAAGACAAGCGCGACACGCTCCGCAATCTGATCGAGAGCGAAAAACCAACCAACGCAATTATTTTCTGCAACCGGAAGCGCGACGTCGGCGTCGTTCACCGGTTCCTGAAAAAATCCGGTTACAACGCCGTTGAACTGCATGGCGACATGTCCCAGCCGGATCGTATGAAGACGCTGCAGCGCTTCAAGGACGGCGATGCGGACCTGCTTTGCGCCAGCGACGTGGCCGCACGCGGACTGGACATTGCTGGCCTCAGCCACGTTTTTAATTTCGATGTGCCAACTCATGCGGAAGACTATGTGCATCGGATCGGGCGAACCGGACGTGCGGGCAAGGAAGGTCGCGCCTTCACGCTGACATCTCCCGAAGACGGCAAATACCTCCAGGCCATCGTTAAATTGATCGGCAAGGAGATCCCGCTTTTCAAGAACGAAGGGCAGCCGGCAGCCAAAGCGCCTGACGCCGACAAAGCACCTGTCGCCGAGAAGGCCGTTGCCGAGAAGACTGTTGCCGAAAGCTCGGTCACCGAGACGACAGAAACTGTCGAAGCGGCAAGCCCTGACAGCGCCGAGAGCAGTGAAGAGAAACGCGGTGGCCGCAATAATAGTAACGGCCGGAAAAAGCCCCGTTCGCGTGGCGGGCGGGACCGGGAGCGCGCCTATCCGGGCGAGCGGACGCCAGGTCCGGGCAACGTCACTGAATTCCCGGCGCAGGAAGCTCGCGGTCGCAAGACGCGCCGTGACCGGGATGACGACTCCGGCAACAACGAGAAGGTTGTCGGCCTTGGTGATCATGTTCCGGCGTTCCTGCTGCGTAAGTAA
- a CDS encoding Lrp/AsnC ligand binding domain-containing protein, producing MQTIFVQVKCELSEAYNVADAAIMDFEEVSEVHSTSGQYDLMMKCYLPDDTDIGRFVTEKIHSIKGVKDTFTIITFKAFG from the coding sequence ATGCAGACCATTTTTGTTCAGGTTAAATGCGAGCTCAGCGAAGCCTATAATGTTGCTGACGCCGCAATCATGGATTTCGAAGAAGTCTCGGAGGTGCACTCCACCTCCGGGCAATACGACCTCATGATGAAATGCTATCTGCCTGACGATACGGATATCGGCCGGTTCGTGACCGAAAAAATCCACAGCATAAAAGGCGTGAAGGACACCTTCACGATTATCACCTTCAAAGCATTCGGGTAG
- a CDS encoding pentapeptide repeat-containing protein, protein MDEATLKEVIVLHRGFLDGVPGCKRADLRNASLKGLQAPNAKLHNALLSGADLTGAAFVRGDFSGSDMFGAVMRRANLAGCNFFRADLRGTKFTGARLGGADFREADMRPGEIRNAGMQRTQSVDMSDAVLDKSNFSRANMTESNLEGASLRNSNLSEAELVAVNLSGADLEGANLELARLKNAVMAGTNLKGASLRGADLEGAVLRNVDVSVCDMKGARLDNCRVFLGIRDLKEDLKVKVQRHMKWLATDGKEGEQADFSGADLSGIDFQYADLSVAKFTGANLEKCNLGKSFLTMADFTGANLTGASFWGADMRGVILMNADLASVNMADADLSFVNILSTRGDRRVVRFPSTLTGANLDKAICTNANFSGARLDGVSFETAATDGAIFVTPEADEPESPEEASSDA, encoded by the coding sequence ATGGATGAAGCGACACTTAAAGAAGTTATAGTGCTCCATCGAGGATTCCTCGACGGCGTGCCTGGATGCAAGCGTGCGGATTTAAGAAATGCAAGCCTGAAGGGTTTGCAAGCGCCTAACGCAAAGTTACACAATGCGCTTCTCTCCGGCGCTGACTTGACCGGCGCGGCTTTTGTGCGGGGCGATTTTTCCGGATCGGATATGTTCGGCGCTGTCATGCGCCGGGCAAACCTCGCGGGCTGCAATTTTTTCCGGGCGGACCTGCGCGGTACCAAGTTTACCGGTGCGCGTCTAGGCGGCGCTGATTTCCGCGAAGCCGACATGCGGCCGGGTGAAATTCGCAATGCGGGAATGCAGCGGACCCAGAGCGTGGACATGTCGGATGCCGTGCTCGATAAATCAAACTTCTCACGCGCCAACATGACCGAAAGCAATCTTGAAGGAGCATCCCTCCGCAACAGTAATCTTTCGGAAGCTGAGCTCGTTGCTGTAAATTTATCCGGCGCTGATCTTGAAGGGGCGAACCTGGAACTGGCGCGGCTGAAAAACGCGGTGATGGCAGGAACAAACCTTAAGGGGGCAAGCCTGCGTGGAGCGGATCTCGAAGGAGCGGTGCTGCGCAACGTAGACGTATCCGTCTGCGACATGAAGGGCGCACGTCTTGATAACTGCCGGGTGTTCCTCGGCATCCGGGACCTCAAGGAGGATCTCAAGGTCAAGGTCCAGCGTCATATGAAATGGCTGGCAACCGATGGCAAGGAGGGTGAGCAGGCTGATTTCTCAGGCGCAGACTTGTCAGGGATTGATTTTCAGTATGCCGATCTGAGTGTTGCCAAATTCACAGGGGCTAACCTGGAGAAATGCAATCTCGGGAAATCGTTTCTGACGATGGCCGATTTCACCGGAGCAAATCTCACGGGAGCCAGTTTCTGGGGCGCTGATATGCGGGGCGTCATCCTGATGAATGCAGACCTGGCCTCTGTCAATATGGCCGACGCGGACCTGAGCTTTGTGAACATCCTGAGCACCCGCGGCGACCGTCGCGTGGTCCGTTTTCCGTCTACCCTGACTGGTGCCAATCTAGACAAGGCAATTTGTACGAACGCAAATTTCAGCGGTGCGCGGCTCGACGGGGTGTCGTTCGAGACTGCGGCAACGGATGGCGCGATATTCGTTACACCCGAAGCCGACGAACCCGAATCGCCTGAAGAGGCGTCTTCAGACGCCTGA
- a CDS encoding aspartate/glutamate racemase family protein, with amino-acid sequence MTKPIVVINPNSTETVTEAMSAALDPLRLPGGPEIECLTNADGPPGIESQADVDLAAVQTREIVARRANSASAFVIACYSDPGIHACREATDKPVYGIAESGMLCALSTVERFGVVAILDKSIPRHLRYIRTLGFESRLAGERALGLGVVELSNESVTYGRLLETGKKLRDIDGAQAIVLGCAGMARYRSSLEEELCLPIIDPTQAAVSNALTISLLKSS; translated from the coding sequence GTGACGAAACCAATCGTCGTCATCAATCCGAACAGCACTGAAACCGTAACAGAAGCGATGAGCGCGGCGCTCGACCCGTTGCGCTTGCCGGGCGGGCCGGAGATCGAATGCCTGACCAACGCGGACGGTCCGCCGGGCATCGAGAGCCAGGCTGACGTCGATCTTGCCGCCGTGCAGACAAGAGAGATCGTGGCCCGGCGAGCGAACAGTGCGTCGGCTTTCGTAATCGCCTGTTACTCCGACCCCGGCATTCATGCCTGCCGGGAAGCTACGGACAAGCCGGTCTATGGCATCGCCGAGTCCGGGATGCTGTGCGCCTTGAGTACGGTGGAGCGCTTTGGCGTTGTTGCAATTCTCGACAAATCCATCCCAAGGCATCTTCGCTATATCCGAACACTTGGCTTCGAATCCCGGCTCGCCGGGGAGCGTGCCCTGGGGTTGGGCGTGGTGGAGCTTTCAAATGAAAGCGTCACCTATGGGAGGCTTCTGGAGACAGGAAAAAAATTGCGGGATATCGACGGAGCTCAGGCGATCGTGCTGGGTTGCGCCGGCATGGCGCGCTACCGGAGCTCGCTTGAAGAGGAGCTTTGCCTTCCGATCATCGATCCCACTCAAGCGGCGGTTAGCAATGCATTAACCATTTCTCTGCTAAAATCCTCATGA
- the pepN gene encoding aminopeptidase N, with translation MERVGNAPRAKVKNLADYTPPTFLIDTVDLDFDLRDGEAIVTAVLKGKRNPDGGSAPDILELDGQDLRLVSLSLNGVAVGEDRYEISGDRLTLSGVPDVFSLQVVTEIVPEKNTALEGLYMSEGMYCTQCEAEGFRRITYFPDRPDVMAVYTTRLEADAARFPVLLSNGNLIETGEAGEGRHFAIWNDPFPKPSYLFAAVAGDLACVSDSYQTVSDRDVALRIYVEHGNEHLCAHTMDSLKRSMRWDEEVFGLEYDLDLFMIVAVSHFNMGAMENKGLNIFNSKFVLADPETATDADYERLEGIVAHEYFHNWTGNRVTCRDWFQLSLKEGLTVFRDQEFTSDTHSRGVKRVADARLLRAAQFPEDSGPTAHPIRPESYTEINNFYTVTIYEKGAEVIRMIYNLLGAKAFRQGMDLYFKRHDGQAVRCEDFVVAMEDASGVDLGQFRLWYSQSGTPELEVSLSHDAAAKTATLKVSQTVPPTPGQPVKKPMLIPLSMALLDSAGKEMPLQLRGENVEEVLVSRVLPVTEQEQEFVFENVETVPVPSLLRGFSAPVKLRSNLGGDGERFLFRHDSDPFARWDAGQSYLTRMLLDAAVDGRETVLEAAFHDAIADILRDPSIEPAFAAELLTLPGESVLAESMRSADPDAIHRVRRAARKEIGLKHAEVFKALYERLVEAYAPDDMSTEAMGSRALKALALGYLVAGGEGDALALAARQASNSVTMTDSMAALQALNGTDCPERTAALADFHDRWENTPLVLDKWFTLRATSCLPDTLSEVEALLEHPKFDLGTPNRVRALIGAFASGNPVRFHAPDGAGYSFLADQIIKLDGLNPQIAARLVAPLTRWKKYDETRQRMMRECLERIVRQPGLSPDVTELVTKGLG, from the coding sequence ATGGAACGCGTTGGAAACGCCCCCCGAGCGAAAGTGAAAAATCTGGCGGACTATACACCGCCGACTTTTCTCATCGACACGGTCGACCTCGATTTCGATCTCCGTGACGGAGAGGCGATTGTCACTGCTGTACTGAAAGGGAAGCGCAATCCGGATGGGGGCTCGGCGCCCGACATTCTGGAGCTGGACGGGCAGGATCTCCGACTGGTCTCCCTGAGCCTCAACGGAGTGGCGGTTGGAGAAGACCGTTATGAGATTTCAGGCGATCGCCTGACGTTGAGCGGAGTGCCTGATGTATTCTCGCTTCAGGTGGTGACGGAGATTGTGCCGGAGAAAAATACGGCCCTTGAGGGGCTCTACATGTCTGAAGGCATGTATTGCACGCAATGCGAGGCGGAAGGCTTCCGGCGCATTACCTACTTCCCGGACCGGCCCGACGTGATGGCGGTCTATACAACGCGGCTCGAAGCGGACGCAGCGCGGTTTCCGGTGTTGCTGTCCAACGGAAACCTGATCGAGACCGGCGAAGCAGGCGAGGGGCGCCATTTCGCGATCTGGAACGATCCGTTCCCGAAGCCGTCCTACCTGTTTGCAGCCGTTGCCGGTGATCTCGCCTGCGTCTCCGACAGTTACCAAACAGTCTCTGACCGTGACGTTGCGCTGCGGATCTATGTTGAGCATGGCAACGAGCATCTTTGCGCCCACACAATGGACAGCCTGAAACGCTCCATGCGCTGGGACGAGGAGGTGTTCGGTCTGGAATACGACCTCGACCTCTTCATGATCGTTGCCGTTAGCCACTTCAACATGGGGGCGATGGAGAACAAGGGGCTCAATATCTTCAACAGCAAGTTCGTGCTGGCCGATCCGGAAACTGCGACGGATGCCGATTACGAGCGGCTGGAGGGTATCGTTGCCCACGAATACTTCCACAACTGGACCGGTAACCGCGTGACATGCAGGGACTGGTTTCAGCTCAGCCTGAAGGAAGGCCTGACGGTATTCCGGGACCAGGAATTCACTTCCGACACGCATTCGCGAGGGGTGAAGCGTGTTGCTGACGCCCGTCTGCTGCGTGCGGCGCAGTTCCCCGAAGACTCCGGGCCGACTGCCCATCCGATCCGTCCGGAAAGCTATACCGAGATCAATAATTTCTACACCGTGACGATCTACGAGAAGGGCGCCGAGGTCATCCGCATGATCTACAATCTGCTGGGCGCCAAGGCGTTCCGGCAAGGGATGGATCTCTATTTCAAACGGCATGACGGTCAGGCGGTCCGTTGCGAGGATTTCGTCGTCGCGATGGAAGATGCAAGCGGTGTTGATCTTGGACAGTTCAGGCTCTGGTACAGCCAGTCGGGAACGCCGGAGCTTGAGGTCTCACTGAGCCACGACGCGGCCGCGAAAACCGCGACTCTGAAGGTCAGCCAAACAGTGCCGCCGACGCCGGGGCAGCCAGTCAAGAAACCAATGCTGATCCCGCTCTCGATGGCGCTGCTCGATAGCGCGGGCAAGGAGATGCCGTTGCAGCTACGCGGGGAGAATGTCGAAGAAGTGCTGGTAAGCCGGGTTCTTCCTGTCACCGAACAAGAACAGGAGTTCGTATTCGAGAACGTCGAAACAGTTCCGGTCCCGTCTCTGTTGCGTGGATTCTCCGCTCCGGTGAAATTGCGGAGCAACCTCGGCGGGGACGGGGAACGCTTTCTCTTCCGGCATGACAGTGATCCCTTTGCACGTTGGGACGCCGGACAAAGTTATCTCACCCGGATGCTGCTCGATGCGGCTGTGGACGGGCGGGAAACCGTTCTTGAGGCCGCGTTCCATGACGCTATTGCGGATATTCTGCGAGACCCGTCGATAGAGCCGGCCTTTGCCGCCGAACTTCTGACACTGCCCGGTGAGTCCGTGCTCGCTGAATCCATGCGTTCGGCCGACCCAGACGCCATTCACCGGGTGCGCCGTGCTGCGCGGAAGGAAATCGGCCTGAAGCACGCCGAAGTCTTCAAGGCGCTCTATGAACGTCTGGTCGAGGCCTATGCGCCGGATGACATGTCGACGGAAGCAATGGGCTCGCGTGCGCTTAAGGCGCTCGCGCTGGGCTATCTGGTTGCTGGCGGAGAGGGTGATGCGCTGGCACTAGCTGCCCGTCAGGCATCGAATTCTGTGACCATGACGGACTCCATGGCGGCCTTGCAGGCGCTGAATGGGACGGATTGTCCGGAACGGACGGCGGCTCTCGCCGATTTCCATGACCGCTGGGAAAACACACCGCTGGTGCTCGACAAATGGTTCACCCTGCGGGCGACCAGCTGCTTGCCTGACACTCTGTCCGAGGTTGAGGCACTGCTGGAACATCCAAAGTTCGATCTTGGGACGCCAAACCGGGTCAGAGCGCTCATCGGCGCTTTCGCATCAGGAAATCCGGTGCGCTTCCATGCCCCGGACGGCGCCGGCTACAGTTTCCTCGCCGATCAGATCATCAAGCTTGACGGTCTTAATCCGCAAATTGCCGCTCGGCTCGTGGCTCCCTTGACGCGCTGGAAGAAGTACGACGAAACGCGTCAGCGGATGATGCGGGAATGTCTTGAGAGAATCGTGAGGCAACCCGGCCTGTCGCCGGATGTCACCGAACTGGTTACCAAGGGACTGGGATAA
- a CDS encoding glucose 1-dehydrogenase, with product MRLKDRTALITGAASGIGKAIALRFAEEGARIVIADQTNEPREGGAKTLDEIEAMGGEAVFTKVDVADWSSVDAAVSLAVEKYGALDIIVNNAAIGVSKPILETTEDDWERVMGVNARGVFFGCKRAIQQMLTQPERDGVRGRIVNISSQHGMVRSPNDFAYGTGKAAVVYMTRQIAGDYAADGIVCNAVAPGKILTGKSGPATDPAILAYSHARTPWPRLGLPRDVANAVLFLASDEATYITGENLMVDGGWMAN from the coding sequence ATGCGCCTCAAAGACAGAACCGCGCTCATTACCGGTGCCGCCTCGGGCATAGGCAAAGCAATCGCGCTCCGGTTTGCCGAAGAGGGCGCACGGATCGTGATCGCCGATCAAACGAATGAGCCGCGAGAGGGCGGTGCGAAGACGCTGGATGAGATCGAGGCGATGGGCGGAGAGGCCGTGTTCACGAAGGTGGACGTTGCGGACTGGTCCTCTGTCGATGCGGCCGTCTCTCTTGCGGTCGAGAAATACGGCGCGCTCGATATCATTGTGAACAATGCCGCCATTGGGGTCAGCAAGCCAATCCTTGAGACGACGGAAGATGACTGGGAGCGGGTCATGGGCGTGAACGCTCGTGGCGTCTTCTTCGGCTGTAAGCGGGCCATCCAGCAAATGTTGACCCAGCCCGAGCGGGACGGGGTGCGCGGCCGGATCGTCAATATTTCCTCGCAGCACGGCATGGTTCGATCGCCGAACGATTTCGCGTACGGGACCGGCAAGGCCGCCGTGGTTTACATGACCAGGCAGATCGCGGGCGATTATGCGGCGGATGGGATCGTCTGCAATGCCGTGGCACCGGGCAAGATCCTGACTGGAAAGAGTGGCCCGGCTACCGATCCGGCGATCCTGGCCTACTCCCATGCACGCACGCCCTGGCCACGCCTTGGCCTACCCCGCGATGTCGCCAATGCGGTTCTGTTTCTCGCCAGCGATGAGGCCACCTACATTACAGGCGAAAACCTGATGGTCGATGGCGGCTGGATGGCCAACTGA